The Spirosoma oryzicola region TGAATATGAATAAGCTAGGAATGAATCTGTTCGTCTGGACGATGTCAATGGACGAAGACCTCTCTGGTACGCTTTCGTTCCTGAAAACGAGCGGCTTTGATTTTGTCGAAATACCGATCAATAACACGGATCTCGACAAATGGGAGCGTATCGGTCAGCAGTTGGCTGAACTAGGACTAGGCGTACAGGCTTGTACGCTCTGCGGGGCAGAACACGATCTGATCAATGCCGACGAATCGATTCGCCGGGCGGGTATCGAACACCTGAAAACGGTCGTCGACTGTGCCGCGCTGGCGGGAGCAACCATCCTGATGGGACCGTTTTATGCAGGCTTCAAAGTCTTTAGCGGCAAACCGGCAACTGCCGACGAATGGGCCTGGTCGGTGGAAGGTATGCGGGAGGTAGCTGCGTATGCCGAAACCAAAGGGGTCATACTGGCGATGGAATACCTGAACCGTTTTGAAACGTATTTGCTTACCTGCGCCGATGAACTCGTTCGTTACGTAGAAGCGGTCAATCACCCCAACTGCCAGGCTGCGTTTGACACATTCCACGCGAATATGGAGGAAAAAAGTATTGCTGACGCCCTCCGGAAAGTAGCTCCTTATTTGGTACACGTGCAGATTTCGGAGAACGACCGCTCGACGCCGGGGCAGGGGCATATCAATTTCGATCAGGTTTTCAACGTGTTACACGAGATTGAATACAATGGTCCTATCGCCATCGAAGCGTTTGGGCCAAACCCGCCCGAGTTAGCTGCCGCCACCCACATTTTCAGACCCATGTTTGAATCGCCCGAGCAGCTGGCGGTTGACGGACTGGCTTTTATCAAGGAATATACCAAGCGCGTACCCGAGTCAACCAGCGAAGCGATCGTATCCTAACGTATTCGCTCTTGTTCACTCATTAACTTCTTAACTTTTTTGACGAATGATTAACGTTGCCATTGTGGGCCTTGGATTCGGGGCCGAATTTATTCCCATCTATCAACGCCATCCAAATGCGAACATGTACGCTATCTGCCAGCGTAACGTGCAAAAGCTGAACGAGATCGGCGATGCGTACGGCATTGAAAAACGGTACAGTAATTACGATGAGCTGCTGGCCGACCCCAATGTTGACGCTGTACACATTAACTCACCGATTCCGAATCACGCTGAACAGACCCTGAAAGCCCTGCGCGCAGGTAAGCACGTTGCCTGTACGGTACCGATGGCTACGACGGTTGAGGATTGCAAAGCCATTGTACAGGCCTGCAAGGAGAGCGGCAAAAAATACATGATGATGGAGACCGTGGTATACAGCCGTGAGTTTCTATTCGTTAAGGAATTGCACGAAACCGGCGAGTTGGGTAAAGTGCAGTTTTTGAAAGCCAGCCATCAGCAGGATATGGACGGCTGGCCGGATTACTGGCCTGGTTTGCCACCCATGCACTACGCTACGCACTGCGTCGGTCCGGTAGCGGGTCTGCTGAAACTCGAAGCGGATTACGTGTCGTGCTTTGGTTCTGGTACGATTCGGGAAGATTTGGCAAAAATTCACAACTCACCGTTTGCCGTTGAGTCGGCACACATCAAATTCAAGGATAGCGATTTGTCGGCGTACGTCTATCGGTCGCTGTTCGATGTGGCACGGCAGTACCGCGAGAGTTTCGAAGTATACGGTGATAAAAAATCGTTCGAATGGCAACTGATCGAAGATGAGCAGCCGGTCATTCACACGGCGAAGAAACCCGAACCGGAGATTCCAGAGAAAGTAACCGTACCTGATTACGCGCATTACCTGCCGGAAGAAATTCAACGGTTTACCACGAAAGGCGTTTACGACGCCGACGAACAGCAACACCTGTCCTTTACGCAGGGGGGCGGCCACGGCGGATCGCACCCGCACATGGTTCATGAGTTTGTGTCGGCCATTGTTGAGGACCGCGAACCATTCCCCAATGCTGCCCAATCGGCCAACTGGACGAGTGTGGGAATTTTGGCGCACGAGTCGGCTCTTCAAGGTGGGCAGCTAATTAAGCTGCCGGATTTTGGAAGCATCTAATCTAAACGCAGCGGTTGTTGTGATGAGATAGACCATAAACCGTGTTCTGTTTCCGATAAATAACCGCTGTTTTTCGTCTTTAAACATGAAAAAGGCACTTCTTTTTGTACTGGCAGCTGGGCTAATGACCCAATGCGCCCGCCAGACAGCTAATCAATCCTCAACCCGCCAGACCGCCACGAAAGCGCGTCGAACCGAGATTTTGTTCCTGGGTGACAATGGCCACCATAAGCCTATCGAGCGCGTGCCTCAACTGATGGCCGCTCTGGGTAGCAAAGGAATCAACATCACGTACACGGATAAACTGGAAGACATCAATCCGGATAATCTGAACAAGTATGATGGTCTGCTGATTTTTGCTAACTGGGATAGCATTCCTAAACCGCAGGAAAAAGCCCTGCTGGATTATGTTTCGTCGGGAAAAGGCTTGATTCCGGTGCATTGCGCATCGTACTGTTTTCGCAACTCCGCCGAATATGTCGATAAAGTTGTTGGCGGGCAGTTCTGGCGGCACCGGATGGATACCATTCAAACCCGCTTTACGCAGCCAAATAATCCTATTGTAGCTGGTTTGCCTTCGTTTAAGGCGTACGACGAAACCTACCTGCATTCGCATCTTCAGGCGGATAACAACGTGCTGGCCGTTCGGGAAATCAAAGCCGACCAGGAAAAAGACAAACCGGGTGTGAAGGAAGAACCGTACACCTGGACGCGTCAATACGGCAAAGGGCGCGTTTTTTACACCGCCTACGGTCACGATGAGCGGACCTGGAGCCAGCCCGGATTTCAGCAACTGCTGGAACGGGGAATTCTGTGGGCCGTTGGTGACGACGTAAAAAAGTTACACGATGATCTGAAGCCACAGACATTTACCTATCGCGCAGCGAACTTGCCGAACTACGAGAAGCGTCCGGGTGCTCAGATGGAGCAGGAGCCGCTTTCGCCGGAAGAATCCATGAAGCACATTCAGGTTCCGGTCGATTTTACGCTCGATCTGTTTGCCCATGAGCCGAATGTCATGCACCCCATTGCCATGACGTGGGATGAAAAAGGGCGGCTTTATGCTTTGATTACCAAGGATTATCCGAACGAGCGCAAAGAAAGTGGTGGTTCTGATTACATTGTTATCTGCGAAGATACCGACAAGGATGGTAAAGCAGACAAGTTCACCAACTTTGCCGAGGGACTAAGCATTCCAACCGGAATGACGTTCGGAAACGGTGGATTGTACGTGTCGCAGGCACCGCACATGCTTTTCCTGAAAGATACCAACGGGGATGACAAGGCCGACGTAAAACAAGTCGTGTTTACAGGTTTCGGTACGTTCGATACCCACGCCGGACCGAGCAACCTGCACTACGGTTTCGATAACTGGATATGGGGAAGCGTCGGCTACTCAGGTTTCAAAGGAAAGGTCGGAGCGGATAGCGTAAAGTTTAGCCAGGGCTTTTTCCGGTTCAAACCCGACGGTTCGCAGCTTGAATACGTGACGGCTACGTCCAACAACACATGGGGATTAGGTTTCAACGAAACGGGCGACGTTTTCGGCAGCACAGCCAATAACGCGCACGGTTGGTACATGGCGATACCAAACCGGTACTTCCACGGTGCTCCGCATATTCGGGAAAACGGTAGCCGCAGTACGGATACCCACAAAGACATGAAACCGATCACCGAAAAGGTACGTCAAGTAGACGTATTCGGTGGTTTCACAGCGGCAGCGGGTCATAACTTGTATACTGCCCGCGCTTTCCCGAAAAAATACTGGAATAAGGTCGCTTTCGTATCGGAGCCAACGGGCCACATCCTGCACCAGAACGTGATGCAAAAGAATGGAACCGATTACGAAGATGTAGAAGGCTTCAATCTCATGGCCGGCGCAGACGAATGGTTTGCACCCGTCTTTGCGGAAGTTGGTCCAGACGGAGCTGTTTGGGTTGTTGATTGGTACAGTTATATCATCCAGCACAATCCAACGCCAGCCGGCGCTAGCAATGGTTCGGGTAATGCGTATGAGACACCACTGCGCGATTTTACGCACGGTCGTATTTATCGGGTAGGGTACAAGAATGCGCCTGCTTACACGCCGATGACCTTGAGTAAAGACCGCCCGGACGAACTCGTAGCTGCGTTGAAAAATACGAACATGTTCTGGCGGACAGCGGCTCAACGTCTGCTCATCGAACGGAACAACAAAGACGTGGTTCCACAGCTAATCGCGTTGGTGAATGATCAGTCTGTCGATGAGATTGGTATCAATCCAGCGGCTGTTCATGCCTTGTGGACACTGCACGGGTTGGGCGCGCTAAACGGTTCAGACGAAAAAGCGATGGCGGCTGCGACTTCGGCGTTGCAGCACCCTTGCTCAGGTGTACGTAAAACAGCCGTTCAGGTATTGCCACGTAATCAAATGGCAACCAATGCGCTGCTTCAGAACAATTTGTTAAATGACAAAGAGCCAGTTGTTGCCCTAAATACACTCCTCGCCTTGTCGGAGATGCCGCAAAGCGCCGTTGCCCAGCAAGCTATTCTGAGCCGGTTGGATAAAGCGACCGAAGTAAATGACCGCTGGTTGCCTGATGCTTTTGCCTGCGCCCTCACGGGACAAAATGGGCAGCTGATGAAAACCTATCTGAAGCAGGTAAGTATGAATGCTCCTGCGCAACCGAAGGCAGCACCTGCTCACGACATGAATAGCCATGCCGGACACGGACCTAACGCGCCAACGCCAAAAGCCGCTGTAACAACATCAGGTAACCAACCTGATCTGGTCATTGCCGCGATTCGTACGACGCCGGAGTCGCCTTCGGTTCGGGAAGGAACGAAGCTTTTTGTGGATGTGACCAATGCGGGTGGGGCTGAAATTCCGGCTGGAACCCCGATCCCCTTGTCCATTCGCGTGGAAGGACCGAAGGGCGTTACGGATGCTGCTAAAATTGATTTTGTGAGCGTGACGCACAACACGGGGATCAAACCCGGTGAAACCGTGACGATCAGCAAAGCCAACAACGGTCCTTGGGTCGGTGATATGGGCGTAACGTTTGAGCGGGCGGGCCAGTACATGATTACGGCCATGCTTGACCGCGAAAACAAAATCGCCGAAGGCAATGAACAGAACAACAACGCTACGCACACGCTTGTCTATCGGGCTCCGCAAAGCATGAGCGCTTACGTACTCGAACGTGCGTCGCGTAGCTACGCGTCCGTTGCTCCGGTGGATTCGGTGGTTGCCTTGCTTCGGCAGACGCAGAAGTTAGAGACAACACAGGGTGACGCGATTGTTAAAGGCGTCGCGGAAGGGTGGAATATCCGCACAAAAGCGCAGGTGAACGAGACAGACAAGCAATTCCTGGCCAGTCTGACGAACTCCGTTTCTTCCGAAAACCGGGAACGTCTGGGGCGGCTCTACGAAGCTTGGGGCATTGTCAAGAGCGAACCTACCGACCCCAATGTTGAGGTTGTTCGGATGAAAACCATTCGCGAAGAAATGCGCTTTGACAAAAAAGAGTTTACCGTAACGGCTGGCAAACAGGTTGAAATCGTTCTCGAAAATCCGGACGCTATGCAGCACAATCTGGTGATTGGTAAACCCAAAAGTATGGACGTGATCGGTGCGGCAGCCGACAAGATGATTACTGCGAAAGACGGGGCCGAAAAGAATTACGTGCCAAGCATTTCTCAGGTAATTGTGGCTACGCCGTTGGTTAACCCCGATCAGACGTACCGACTTAAGTTTACGGCTCCGGCCACGCCCGGCGATTATCCATTCGTTTGCACATTCCCTGGTCACTGGCGCATCATGAATGGTGTCATGAAAGTTACCAAGGCTGGAGCAGTCGCTACGGCTAAGTAAACAGGTCAGCTTTTAGTACAAAAAAAGCGTCGCCTATGTCATAGGCGACGCTTTTTTTTGATACAAACTAGCTTACTTCTTTTACCCGAATGCTGTTTGGTAGAACAGGTAGTAAGGATGAGGTGGGAATCTGAATGCTGAACTCGCTGCCCTGACCGAGTTCGCTTTTTACCCATATTGTCCAGTTGTGCGCCTGAACGATACGCTGTACGTAACTCAGTCCAAGGCCGAAACCTTTAACGCTGGTTTGGTTGCAGTCGTCAACCCGGAAGAAAGGTTGAAAAATATGGGATACTTGTTTGGGGGAAATACCTACGCCCCGGTCACGAACCGAAATGGTCATGCCGTCGGCATTGGCTTTGGTAACCAGCGTAATCTCTGGTTTGTCAGCGCTGTACTTAACGGCATTGTCGATCAGGTTATACAGGACATTGGTTAGGTGCAGACGGTCTGCCAGTACGTACGTATCTTTTCCCTGTAAATTCAGGTTTAAATAATCACCATGCCGCTCCGCAACCGAGTGGAGCAGATAATGGATCTGAATTGGTTCCAGATTAAGTGTCAATGTGTTACGATCAGCCCGCGCCAGTGTCAGCATCGTTTCGACCTGCTGCTGGAGCCGCTCCGTTTCTTCGCGGATAATCCTTACGTATTTGTCCGTACGCTCGGGGTGATTACGGGCGATGGGAGAATCCAGAATATCGGCTGCCATCTGAATGGCTGTGATAGGCGTTTGAAATTCGTGTACAATAGAATGCAGTACTTCGGTCTGTACCATTGATCGCTGCCGCCGACGAAGTAACCACCATAATGAAAAACCTAACAGAAGCTGCGCTGTTAGAGCGAGGGGAAACAGGGCTAGCCAGCGTAAGGAGGGACCTGGCGCTAATGCTGTTTCCGGAAAAACGAAGCGATTTGCATAGATCAAGGCCGCCGTAACGACAGACAGCACAAGGGCAAAAGCAAAGAGCGGAGGGGCTGTAGACCTACGTATCATACTCCGTTTGAGGTGGGTTAGTAACGAATTAGTACAAGATGACTACTAAGACGCAGTTACTAGGTAAATGTCACAAGCAGCTTACTAGAAAAGCAGTGGGTGAAAACAAAATTGCCCGTTTAAAGCGGGCAATCGGTAAAAATGGTTTCAAAATTTATTCGTCTACACGTTTTCCTCGGTAGTCTCGACGGAAGTTGGCGTGCTGGTAGGCTTGGGAGCGGTTCGGCGAGTTGGGGCTGTCGCCTTAGGAGCGGGAGCCTGCTTGCGAATCGAACGAGTCGCCTGCGGAACGGAAGGGATGAGGCTATCCGCCGACGGATCGACTAATTTACTAGCTGCCGTGCGTTTCGCGTTTTTCTCGGCCTTGTCCGCGTTCTTCTTTGCTTTTATGGCCTCCTTTTTTGCTTTCTTTTCGGCTTTTTTGGCAGGCGTCGATTTCTTTTTTTCGTCTTTATTGAGCAACTTCGCAAGTTTCTTCGCCAGTTTGTCGGCCGATTTTTCAATCGACTTCTTCATTTTTTTGGTTGCTGTACCCGTTTCGGTAAGCTTAGCTTCAATGGAACTGACGATGTCTGCGGCTAGCGACTTACGTTTGTTTTTTGCGTTCTTGTCTGTCATTTGTCTAGATGAAAAAAATTTACAAATAAATACGAAGAAATCGGGACAATCAAAAATCCAATGTTAAGTTTTCGTTACCTTTTTTGAAGAAATTCCCAGCAAACAATGCCCGCTGTGACGGCAATGTTCAGGGAGTGCTTCGTACCAAACTGGGGAATTTCGAGTACCACATCGGCCTGTTCGACAACGGTCTGCCGAACGCCGGTTACTTCGTTACCGAACACAAAAGCGTATCGTTTGTTTGGATCAGGGTTGAAATCTGAGAGTGAAGTACTGCCTTCGGCTTGTTCGATCGCGGCTACCACCCAACCGTCAGATCGTAATTGACTAACGAGGGCATCCACATCCGCAACGTATGTCCAGGTAACCGATTCGGTCGCGCCCAGTGCCGTTTTCGTGATGTCGCGGTGGGGTGGCTGGCCTGTAATACCACAAAGATAGACGCTGGCAGCCCGGAAGGCATCAGCCGTTCGGAACACCGACCCAACGTTGTTGAGGCTGCGGATATCGTCTAAAATCAGGCAATAAGGAAACTTGTCGGCTTTTTTGAAATCGTCAACAGACAGGCGATTCAGTTCGTCCAGTGATAGTTTGCGAGGGGTCATAGCGTCTTTATTATTCGTGCAAATTTTGGTATATTTGTTTGAAATAACTGTAATGCATAGTGAAGACAGCCACCGCAGCAAAACCTCAATCAAAAAAGAACGAAACTCCCCTCAACCGCCAATACAACCAGATTAAAGCCAAATATCCCGGTGCATTGCTTCTCTTTCGTGTCGGTGATTTTTACGAAACGTTCGGTGAAGATGCCGTCAGAGCCAGTAAGATTTTAGGCATCACACTCACCAAGCGCAACAACGGCGGATCGAATGAAGAACTGGCCGGTTTTCCGCATCACTCTCTTGACACCCACTTACCTAAGCTTGTCCGGGCGGGCGAACGCGTAGCGATCTGTGATCAGCTGGAAGACCCATCGGTTGCAAAGGGTATCGTTCGTCGGGGTGTTACGGAGCTGGTGACACCGGGGGTTTCGTTCAATGATAACGTGCTGGACACCCGGCGCAACAACTACCTCGCAGCTGTGCATTTCGGTAAGAGCGCGGCCGGTAGTTCGGAGGAGCAGTTTGGCGTGTCGTTTCTGGATATTTCAACCGGTGAGTTTCTGGCTTCACAGGGTAATGCGGCTTACGTGGACAAGTTGCTCCAGAGTTTCAATCCGTCGGAAGTGTTGTATTGTAAGCGCAACCGCCAGGAGTTTGGTGCTTTATTCGGCGATAAGTTTCACACCTACACGCTGGAAGACTGGGCCTTCACCTACGATTTTGGTTACAATTTCTTAAAGCAGCATTTTCAGACCAGTTCGCTCAAAGGCTTCGGTATTGAAGGGTTGCCCGATGGTATCATTGCTGCCGGGGTGATCCTGCATTATCTGAACGAAACAGAACATAAAGATCTTCAGCATATCACGCGCGTCACGCGGCTGGAAGAGGACCGCTACGTGTGGCTCGACCGGTTCACGATTCGTAACCTCGAATTAACGGTGGCTCAGCAGGAGGGGGGCGTTCCGCTGATTCAGATCCTGGACCAGACCGTTACGCCGATGGGCGCGCGGTTGCTTCGTAAATGGCTCAGTTTGCCGCTTAAAGAAAAAGCCCTCATCGAAGAGCGGCTGAGCATGGTTGAATTGCTTACCAACGATATTGATCTGTCAGAAACGTTGGTCGGACACCTGCGTCAGATTGGTGACCTTGAGCGGCTCGTCTCGAAAGTGGCAGTTCGGCGGATCAATCCGCGCGAGTTGTTGCAGCTTAAACGGTCGTTGCAGCACGTGTTGCCCATCAAAGAACTGCTGATAACGGCGTTGAATCAGACGGAGTCGTCATCGCTGAAAAAATACGCGGATCAGCTCAACCCGGTTTCTTTTCTGCTCGACCGAATTGAAGCAGAATTGCGGGAAGATGCGCCAACGCTTTCGAACCAGGGCGGGATGATCAAACCCGGTATCAACGCAGAGCTTGATGAGCTAACGGCGATTGCGTATTCGGGCAAGGATTACCTGTTGCAGCTTCAGGAACGCGAAGTACAACGAACGGGCATCAGTTCGCTGAAAGTGGCTTACAACAAAGTATTCGGCTACTATCTGGAAGTGACGCACGCCCACAAGAGCCGCGTTCCGGAGGACTGGATTCGCAAGCAAACGCTGGTCAATGCCGAGCGGTACATTACACCTGAACTAAAGGAGTACGAAGACAAGATTCTGAACGCTGAAGAGCAGATATTCCAGATCGAATCCCGGATGTTCAACGAGATGATTCTGGCGGCTGGTGAATATGTGGGAGCGATTCAGCAGGATGCGCGCGTTTTGTCCGTGCTGGACGTGCTGGCGTCGTTTGCGCGGGTTGCGGTGAAAAACAAATACGTACGGCCCCAGATTCTGGACACGAAAGTGCTGGACATTAAAGACGGTCGTCATCCGGTTATTGAACAGCAACTGCCGCCCGGCGAACACTACATTCCGAACGATATTTTTCTGGATGACGAAACGCAGCAGATCATCATCATTACCGGGCCGAACATGGCTGGTAAATCGGCTTTACTTCGGCAAACAGCACTGATTGTCCTTATGGCGCAGTCGGGAAGCTTTGTGCCTGCGTCGCTGGCCGAGATCGGGATCGTTGACAAGATTTTCACGCGCGTCGGGGCTTCCGATAACCTCTCGCGGGGCGAAAGTACGTTTATGGTGGAGATGACCGAGACGGCTAGCATCCTGAACAACCTGAGTGAGCGGAGTCTGGTGCTGATGGATGAAATTGGTCGGGGAACGAGTACTTACGATGGTGTTTCGATCGCCTGGTCGATTGCCGAATACCTGCACAACAAAACGGATTGCCGTCCGAAAACCTTGTTCGCTACGCACTATCACGAGCTAAACGATCTGGCGACGGATAACCCGCGCATCAAAAATTACAACGTGTCGGTCAAGGAGATGGGCAACAAAGTGATTTTTCTGCGCAAACTCAAGGAAGGGGGTTCGGAACACAGTTTTGGTATCCACGTGGCGCAAATGGCCGGAATGCCCGCTCAGATCGTGAGTCGTGCGACCGAAATCCTGAAGCAGCTCGAAGCGTCGCATGGCCGGGAAGAGAATCGGGAGAAGATTCGCGAGGCTGCTCCGAGAGATGCGACGCCGGAACTGGCGTTGCGAATTATTGAATCGGGCGACCCGAAATCGGAAGCCATCAAAGAAAAGTTACGTACGATTGACGTAAACCGGTTGACGCCTATCGAAGCGCTGTTGAAGCTGAACGAATTGCTGAAACTGGTCGAATAAATTTTAACAACAATTACCAATGGATTTAAACGTAATAACAGCCCCGCTTACCCCCCAGGAGGTTGAATGGCGGGTGCAAAGCCAAACCAAGGATGGCCAGAAGATTGTCGTCGTTCCCTACATTACCAACCGGTGCGTCATGCAGCGCTTTGATGAGCAGTTTGGCTGGGCGGGCTGGCAAAACGAAATAAAGGAGATCGACGGGGGATTTCTGTGTACCATCACCGCCGTTATGCCCGGTGGCGAAATCGTCCGCAAAACGGATGGTGCCAGCCGGACGAGCGTCGAACCCGTAAAAGGAGGGATCAGTGATGCCATGAAGCGGGCCGCCGTGCAGTTCGGTCTAGGCCGTGGTTTGTACGACTTCCCAAAGGTGCTGATTCAAACTACCGATAAATACATACCCGATTGGGCAACACCCTTGCTCGATAAGATGGTCGAAAAAATAAATGCGGGTGGCATTGTGCGAGATGTAGTCGTGCTGAAGCCTGAACATGCTAAACCACCAATTAAAGCGGCTTAGTAAAAACAAATGCCACACCCTCTCGAGTGTGGCATTTGTTTTTACTGATTAATTTCCACTGCTGCGGGGAGTGCACGGTCCTTACGCCGGCGCAAAAACCGCTTGCCAACTTGCTGAGCCGGTTCTTCGATCAAACGATACGTAATGGATGAAAACAAAACGGTTGGCACGAGGATCAGCACAAATTTGAGATGAAAGTTGATCACGTTCGTCAGGGTGCTGGTTACCGGAATCAATGCTTTGGGAAGAACTTTATTTAGCCAGTATAAGATACCAAAATGGGTCAGATATGCGCTGTAACTTACTTTGCCGATGTAACGCGTAACCCGATTGACCAACAATTGGCTTGGCCACTTTGCCAGAACAATGATCAGTACGGCAAAACCAATACTGCCGAACAGATGAAGCGTATGCGGAAGATTAGGCAGAACAGTTTGACCGACGGTTTTGCTAAGAATAAGAAACGCGACTACGCTCACCGCGAAACCAGTTACCCACGGACGAACGCACCGTTCCTTCCTGATGACTACGTAATAAGCGACAATACCACAGCCGAAAACGGGTAGCTGATAGGGTAAATAATAAAATAAATACTCGACCAGGAGCTGACTGTTTTGAATAGCCGGTACGTGCAACAAAACAGACGTGAGGACAAAACCGCCCAACAAAGTTAGTGCTGTAAACAAAATGGCCCGATTCAGATTTGTGATTCGGGTAAATAAAAACGGAACCATCGCGTAAAACAATACTTCGATCCCAACCGACCAGCCACCCGGAATAATGCTATTGATCCAGACCGGGCTCAACCCATGCAGGAGCAGCATATTCGCCATAATCCCGTAGGCATTGTAACGAATAACCGACGATAGCGGCTGGCTGTAAAAGTAGGCCATCTGCCACAGGTAATAGGGGATGGCAACGTAATACATGGGCGCAATTCGAAATAAACGCCGGTAAAAAAAGTCTGTTTTCTGAATATCGGCTCCCTTCCGTCTGTCCTGAGAAAGAAAAAGCGTGAAGGCACTAAGTGCGTAAAAGAGCTGAACGCCTATAGCTGCTGGCGATCCCAGCGTATCCATCAACGAATAAAACGTTGTGTTGCTGAAGTGTTCTAAGTGGCAATGAAACCAGATAACACTTAAAATCGCCATA contains the following coding sequences:
- the mutS gene encoding DNA mismatch repair protein MutS, whose amino-acid sequence is MKTATAAKPQSKKNETPLNRQYNQIKAKYPGALLLFRVGDFYETFGEDAVRASKILGITLTKRNNGGSNEELAGFPHHSLDTHLPKLVRAGERVAICDQLEDPSVAKGIVRRGVTELVTPGVSFNDNVLDTRRNNYLAAVHFGKSAAGSSEEQFGVSFLDISTGEFLASQGNAAYVDKLLQSFNPSEVLYCKRNRQEFGALFGDKFHTYTLEDWAFTYDFGYNFLKQHFQTSSLKGFGIEGLPDGIIAAGVILHYLNETEHKDLQHITRVTRLEEDRYVWLDRFTIRNLELTVAQQEGGVPLIQILDQTVTPMGARLLRKWLSLPLKEKALIEERLSMVELLTNDIDLSETLVGHLRQIGDLERLVSKVAVRRINPRELLQLKRSLQHVLPIKELLITALNQTESSSLKKYADQLNPVSFLLDRIEAELREDAPTLSNQGGMIKPGINAELDELTAIAYSGKDYLLQLQEREVQRTGISSLKVAYNKVFGYYLEVTHAHKSRVPEDWIRKQTLVNAERYITPELKEYEDKILNAEEQIFQIESRMFNEMILAAGEYVGAIQQDARVLSVLDVLASFARVAVKNKYVRPQILDTKVLDIKDGRHPVIEQQLPPGEHYIPNDIFLDDETQQIIIITGPNMAGKSALLRQTALIVLMAQSGSFVPASLAEIGIVDKIFTRVGASDNLSRGESTFMVEMTETASILNNLSERSLVLMDEIGRGTSTYDGVSIAWSIAEYLHNKTDCRPKTLFATHYHELNDLATDNPRIKNYNVSVKEMGNKVIFLRKLKEGGSEHSFGIHVAQMAGMPAQIVSRATEILKQLEASHGREENREKIREAAPRDATPELALRIIESGDPKSEAIKEKLRTIDVNRLTPIEALLKLNELLKLVE
- a CDS encoding Rad52/Rad22 family DNA repair protein; the encoded protein is MDLNVITAPLTPQEVEWRVQSQTKDGQKIVVVPYITNRCVMQRFDEQFGWAGWQNEIKEIDGGFLCTITAVMPGGEIVRKTDGASRTSVEPVKGGISDAMKRAAVQFGLGRGLYDFPKVLIQTTDKYIPDWATPLLDKMVEKINAGGIVRDVVVLKPEHAKPPIKAA
- a CDS encoding acyltransferase family protein → MKLDYIDALRGMAILSVIWFHCHLEHFSNTTFYSLMDTLGSPAAIGVQLFYALSAFTLFLSQDRRKGADIQKTDFFYRRLFRIAPMYYVAIPYYLWQMAYFYSQPLSSVIRYNAYGIMANMLLLHGLSPVWINSIIPGGWSVGIEVLFYAMVPFLFTRITNLNRAILFTALTLLGGFVLTSVLLHVPAIQNSQLLVEYLFYYLPYQLPVFGCGIVAYYVVIRKERCVRPWVTGFAVSVVAFLILSKTVGQTVLPNLPHTLHLFGSIGFAVLIIVLAKWPSQLLVNRVTRYIGKVSYSAYLTHFGILYWLNKVLPKALIPVTSTLTNVINFHLKFVLILVPTVLFSSITYRLIEEPAQQVGKRFLRRRKDRALPAAVEINQ